The DNA segment TTTATGGAATAAATTAATTCTAATAAACAATACTATATTTCAAGCCAATGGTTCaaaacttacatgtattatttttaattatttcgtTAAAAATAACTACCTTcgaagttaatttttttttatgataaaagcATCTTATTTGtcgaaataaataaaatgaattatttgatcCTATCAaaagccattaaaaatatatatccattCAACACTTTGAAAGAAGGCATTTATTTTCCTTAACATCATATAAGAGTAAATCCTTATATTTTTTAggtacaattattttaataatttaacattaaaattcacaaatgatatcaaaaCTATCTGGAAGATTAATGCCTCGATATATatcatatgaaatttatttatataatattccGTATATCATAAGCCTCCACAGGATGGATGGTATAACTGTAATGTTTCTTGACATATATACGTAAGTTTAAAATTgtgatatattgtatttttagtCCGATTTTTAGGTATATTTTGGTACATAATACTAATATCTATTTATCTATGAAACTTTCTTCATCATATTCTTTCCGATCGTGCCTTCCGacttaattaattcataataaacacatattttcaCATGTTCTTAATGcaattatgtgataaatttcaatttagCCAACGGATCAATTCACTTCATTTATTTAACTTgttaaaaatcatgttttcacATCATTATGGGTATATAAATATGGaaggaaatataaaatttgaaatacatatttacCCTATGGGCAAAATTGGTTGTAAAAGGGGGGATTAAAATACAATAGGGATATGAAAACTTTATTCTGTTAATGAGTTAACTGGTCTTAAAAGGCCATTGATGTATTGTTGTGAGGATTAATTATTACAAAAGATTCAATTGCTTGTATTGATAATTACAAGTGAAAACAACCCGTTAAAGTATTAGTAAACCTATATGCAATTAAAACAGAACTGTCAATtcaacaattatataaaatggtCAATGGTAGTTTTGGTCAATCATAACTTAACTGACCAATGAGTTGATAGCTCACTATCAGCAAAGTTTATAATCAACTAGGAATAGCACTGATAAAAACCAATCCTTCAAATCAGCGTCGGTCCATATTTTGGGAccattaaaaaatctaaatttgggaataattttcatttcaacacCTATCATTGCGCGTgtcagtatttatcaacagagtcataaagtcataatttgtttatgttatttactGTTTTCTACCATCATTCAAGAAAGGGACGGGGATCGGTTAAGTGCGAAGTGTGGAATAATAGAGAAAAACAGTTGGAaaattatctgtttattttcaCCGTTGGAGAGAACTATATTTCACCAAGAGCTACAGAAACGtgtaacaaacaaaactataattcaaaacaagTGGACCTTCTTAATAGTCCTCAAACAGTAGATGTTGTCATAAGCTTACAGGATGTTGGAGGTTGAGAATTTCAGGAGAATGGTGCATCCTTCTGGTAAGTTacttatcattttatttatttttgtgttttttttaaacacaaaaaaataacttatttattTCAAGGATATGTatagtctaactatacaaatccttgtttatTTTggcttattatataaatacatatttatttatttatttttgcacAAGTTTACCTATTGAATTGCTTATTCGTTATTGGactaattcatatatatatatatgatagtTCTAGATCATTCATAATAGTTATAAGgttgcaaaaaaataattatttcagtAAAAGTTATTTGTTCAGAATagttataaattcaaatcacaaaagtattgaaagttttttgttgcttattattattacttaaagtaataatttaatacttttgttttatcattgcaattattaataatttgaatactctacaaatatattatttttcaaagagAGACAATTGTCACTTCAATtaattataatcaataaattaattgtTCTTAAACACAcaatacaattttaataaatcttAATAATACTCTTAAAGTTTATTATATTAATAAGTAGTCTGGAGATATTGGTGATACAGAGTAGTCAAGATTCTGACTTAAATATTTCgcaaaaattaacatattttggttttcgaaatttatatatttttgctcGGAGACGGGAGATTGTCATTGTATGCCTCCTTTCAAACAGATAAGTCAAGACGACAcagataatttgaataaatttgatcaatGGGTGAGGAGACAAACGTTGACAAGATTTCTCACTTTTTAGTCAATGAACACCCTCACTGTCTCACTATAAATGGACGATCggatataaaacaaatacaatttgaatGTTGATAATTTAACAACGGCATCTTCTAAAAAGCTGAAATTTTGTGACTTGTGAATTTTGTAAGgagtcaaaaataaataacgCAATGAGATACAATTATTATTAATAcacatataattgtataaacTAATTGCTTAAAATAATTCTGATAAATTTGACTAGACAAATTATCCAACTTCTACaaattcatgaatatttaacgacctctcctttctttttttcctacataaaaaaaccataaataatagactaacaaaattaaaaaagatatatattcacatttagATGAAATGAGTACAATTACTACTACAATGtgaaatatcaaacatattaaaagatgttttctaaattttagGTCTGTTTCATGGAAGTTCTGACTTTAACCAAGACCATAGCGGTGGAATGCTATATTACCCTACAGCCACAAGGCCAGATAAAGCCAACCCATTTATAGACTGGGGGAAAAGAACTGTATCACCACCAGCAATGTCAGTGGAGTCAAAATCGGATGGCGAAGACGAAGACGAAGGTAGGAGGCTATTGCAATTTATCTtgaaatttctattttaaattttcattccAGTTATTAATTTATCTGAATAAGTAGGTTATTTATACGtaatgtcttttatttttatcagaaataatttttttatttatatgaaaatgaaatttaaaaaagaacacTTTTTCTTTCAATCtatataattttcaagaaattgtttaataaatatataatttcttgATAATTTATTACCACCAACTTGTCTGAATAATTTAGGGACAAGACAAAAGGACTGGCCTGGAGCGGAAATTCCAACTATATTTGTCACTATCTAATGCGGAccctttcattattttttgtaagaCAACTTGAGATGACAATTCTTTAATCTTTATTGCTGTTCGTTAATCTATTTGCATTATAGAGCAAACGTTGCTCAGAAACAAAATAACCAAACGATAATTTCCCCCCTAatacaacaaatctgaaaaCGTGTTGACATAAGAACCATTATCATCGCTCTCAGTGGCGACTACTGGACACAAATAGATTAAATAGGACATGCATTGTTGTCTGTGGCCAATGTTAACACCAGTAAATCTCcttaaaaactttataataaAATAGTATAATTTTCCCATGAAAAAGATAggatttaaaagaaatgaaatccGGAAATAAACAcgcaataaaattataataaaaaaaaatcaattcaacaGGTTAAAAAGAAATAGATAATTTAATGAGTTTAAACAAGAATAATTCTCTttcgaaataaaacaaataatattataagGTAAAATACACtagcattttgttttcttatattcatatatatttcctatatttttctgaaatctctaataattgacaaaattattttgaaatcagaATAAGATTTGAAGAATTCTCTTATTCTCTTACTTTCCCGCCAAAAGAAGAAACCCATGGATCTAAGACCAGTCTGTAAATTTTTGTTGAGGCGTTTTGTGGGTATAAATAActgatattatatatttttctcttgTAGAATACCGACCATTTACGCCTCCACCACCAAGAGAGCGATTGAGTTATACCAGATATCAGTTAGAATTACTGAATGGTATCTACGTAAAAGTTCGCTACCCTAACAGCTCACAGAAACAGCTGATAGCAAAACGTGTGGGCATCACAAGAGAACAAGTGAAGGTATAGTATACTGTTTATGACTTTATTAGAGTGTAACACACTTGTATTATGCATGTAGATTTAGctcattttgaattgatgataTTTAAAAAGGGACTAAACTAAACATACTTTAAACCTTGGACTCTACACTGATACTGCTTCCAAAGTATCTAAGATGAAGCacataaaaatgaagaaaataatcataatcGCAAGGTAGCCAGCGATGTTTAGTATAAGCCACCTTCCTCAAAATATATAGGAGAGATGCGAAAGATACCATGGACATATTAAAACTTAtaagttgaaaacaaactgataatgccatggcaaaaaagcaacaaaaaaaacacaccaaaGCTTACTATAAATCTATACGGAAAAATAGacttttttcaatcatttgaaggtatttttacatttgaaaaccagaaaatatatgcaaaaattATTCACTTTACAAGACGAAGAATTTCTAGACTGTACAGATTGTTTTCTTAAATTGGCAAACTCAGACTGTTTTCTTAAATTGACAAACTCAGATTGGTTTCTTAAATTGACAAACTTAGACTTACCCACTTGAATACAAAGGGTAAATAGTTATTACGAAGCAACCTATCCTAACAACAtgctcattttaatttttttaatttatttcagatTTGGTTTCAAAATCGTAGACGAAAAGATGTTGTTGGCAAAGACAAAAAGTCTGACGatgaagataaaaataaaaataaaagtgaagACGAAAGTAGTGATATAAGTAAATGTTTAAGTGACTGTGAAAGTATTCCTGAAGATGACCCATCGACAAAAGAAGGAAACATGGTGCCGACAGTTGTGATGAAAGGTATTATCGGTGAATTAAAACGTTATGAAAAAGAAGCACCGaaaggaaaaaagaagaaaaagtcAAAATCTATGAAACAGAAAcagataaagaaaaatatatccaGTGCTCTTTTACATAGTTCATACGATATGATCTCTCCTCCGAATCAAGTTATTCCAAACGGTGTTGTGAACAGAACCGCGAATAAACTTAACCATTCACTAAGATCATCAGCATTCGAATCTCCGAAAGAATCACAGACATTAAAGTATCCAACATCAGTTTCTACTTTCTTGGAACACTACAGTTTACATCCGAACCAACCACCATTTCCCATGTCAGGTCATTCTGGTCTTGGACCAGTTCATTCTGGCCTTGGACCAGTTCATTCTGGGTGTGACTTACCAGTGTTATCTGACTTACTCTCGTTTAAGACGGGACTTGAATCTCGAACAGATGATACTCTTATTAACTCAAATACTTCGCCACGGTCGGGACAGCCAAACAGACAAATTACTTGTGACAATCAAGGATCTCTAACTATGCCATATGGCTTGAATCGTTTTTATCCATTGCCATTCATCGCCGAACAGCCTTTACTTCTTTCAACTCTCAGACATTCAGAATCATTTAGACACCACATGTTACCGCAATCGGGATTCCCAGAAGAACAAAGTGTGTTCCAAGCATTGCCAATATCAgctttgaataacccatattaTGCCCCTACCTCATCAGTGGCTTGGTCTAATCAGATGCAATCATCTAACTTTACTCAGTTATAACAGTtagtcaaaattaaattataatttatagataacatacattattattttgtaaaatagtattttgtacatgtcgttacttattgttgaagattataaatattaacataTTGAACTTGTGTTCGTATCACTTTCATTAACCTTATTCTTATCAATAGTACTTCCATAATCCAATTAGCGGTCATATATTTGTATGATAAGTTAACCCGCGCCCCTACATCTCCCCCAACCCTCACAGAAAAAACACATACTCTAAAGCAGCCTagtattatataattaaaaaaaaacatctcatGATCCACTTTTGTGAATAAGATTTGTTACCAATCTAATTGAAATGCAGATCCGTGTCAAAGCTTTGCCTACAAGGATCTGACTAGCCTGGCATTCTGACCCAATAATATGTTTCCTCGATAGCAGTCGAACAGGGAACCAGAAGCCCAGTCAATGATCTTACAGCACTCGCATTACCTTCTGATTTTTAACTATTATATCAGCCAATGAAATTCCAGCCTACAAATTTATGAaagtatattaataaaaaaaaaagatcatgaaagaaagtatatataaaaaaagaagatgaagaatgattgccaataagacagtTCTTCTCAAGAGATcaaatgaacaaagcccataccgcatagtcgacAATACAAtccccgaaatgacaattataaaacaattcaaacgagaaaactaacggccttacttatgtaaaaaacaaatgaacgaaaaacaaatgtgtacaAGTTCGAGCTTTCTAAAATGCTATGGACTGCTTCGTTCTAtcctgatttaaggtaacatttGTACATGTGGTTGTTGTTTTAGTATTTGCAACGTGatatttttagatattgattgatataaaatgGATATATTAGACTTGAAATATCAATTCTTGTATATATAATGATGaacttttatgaaattttaaactgGCTGTTGAGTAACGATGGGAGGTAACTTATGACTGAGTAGGAATATTACATACGATTTAATTGTGTTCACTTTACAAATAGACATTACTCTGGAGGTGTGCTTAGATTGGCAGAAGTTATATTTACAGGAAatgcatttttgtaaacattgtaTAGGAACATTGTTTAGCAAAAGCAATTGTGCATATTGCAGATTAACACGGCAAATAAACTCGTATAATTGATATTCCAATATTGAATTTCTGTTTGCAATATATACGTGATAAAACGAGCATGAATAAATGACAGTTGATCGAAACTGAAATACACATAGTTTATTTTCCGGCATCAAATGTCTTATCCTGAGAAGAAAAAAGTctgtaaaagagggacagtcaaactcatagattgataataaactgacaacaccatggctaaaaataaaaagacaaacaggcaaataatattacagaagacacaacacaAAAAACTAAGCATTACGAACCTCAGcaaaaactggggatgatctcaagtgctccggaaAGTTTagcagatcctgatccacatgtggcacccgtagtgttgcttatgttataacaaatccggtaaataatcTAATTCGGTTGGTCAAAtgcgtgaaaagggaagggtattgtagttacgacataaggaacatatccgatatcatctgtgaaacaatTATTCCATTATCCAAACAAGTCGTGGtgacgtccgtaaaatttacgaagggattaCTCTTTGTCTATAGTTCTTTATCTCATTTAAGCCAATATATATTGCTGTATATCAGTCGCATTATAAAGCAATCAATcagaatatatatttcatactgAAACTAATATCTCCGCACCGTGATGCGAAGCAAACatagcaacaaacgacaaccactgagttacaggcagcctgacttgggacagtcacatacatacatacatacatacatacatacatacatacatacatacatacatacatacatacatacatacatacatacatacatacatacatacatacatacatacatacatacatacatacatacatacatacatacatacatacatacatacatacatacatacatacatacatacatacatacatacatacatacatacatacatacatacatacatacatacatacatacatacatacatacatacatacatacatacatatagaATTTGGCGGGGTTAAACCTGTTTTCGGATCCCAAACCCTCCCCTATCCTGGGACAGTGATGTAACAAtgcaacataagaacgaactatgtTATACGtatgttcttatgttgtactgttacaccactgttccGGGCTAGGGGGAGGATTGGGATCCCGCTATATTCTGTATACGTATGTACTAcctctcaagtcaggagcctgtaattcagtggttgttttgtgttacttattcgtttttgttcattaattaggccgttagtatTGTAGTTTGAATGGTTCTATATTGACACTTtagggcattttatagctgactatgcagtatgggctttgctaattgttgaaggccgttcagTGACctaaatttgttaatttctgtgtcattttgtctcttatggagatttgtctcattggcagtcataccacatcttcttttttatatatacaaatcagTGGAAAAAGCCTTAACTCATCAAAtttatacaaatagaaatacatctaacagaAAAATAGAATGGACgcggccgggtacttgtacatcataacaacaaaatgacacgaagtacagatctgagattACTTGCAGTTACTCACAGCTATTTAAAGGCAAACACAATTAATACCAAAATAAATCATGCTTCTAACACCACATTATctatcagtacacatccaattgatttagtgtaaagacgtcatacaCAGTTCAAAATAGTGTAAATGCTTAAAACACGTCATTTTTGTTATGTTCAAATACAGTTAGACAGTTCTATTTGCATTCAgtatttttaccaaaataaataaaagaccTTAACAAAATACGTATACTTTgccaggagtctgtaattcagttgttgacatttgtttctgtatatcatattttagttttttcgttttataatttttgacgGTGCCTTTTATAActtggtatgggttttgctcatgtATTGTGGGCGTACTGTAATCTATCGTTGTTTtcatctacgtcatttggttACTGATGGAGAGTTTACTCGTTGCTAGCATGTCAcatctgtttttttattatcttgacCAGCTGATAATTTTTTGCcaagattttttgttgttagatttttttcagatacaagcccaaaaaattgtaaatttggCTGCTTTACTTTTTGAGAAAACAGCCGCAAAACTGCATTCTACGCTTATGATCGATTTTAAGCCAAATTACAGGATACAACTTTTAAactacattatataaaaaaaaattaaggtaaaGTTGAGTAACAGTTGGACAGGTACTTTTTTCGAAAGTTTACGACGGACAGACGGTGGACGACGACGTCAGATGGCAAGTGATGGCACCAGATTACGAAGCTTTTTCAGCTAAATGTAACCAAAAAAAGTCACTTAGGTCAGATCTAAGTGTGCACGCAATAAATGAGTTCAAAGccaattacaaaataattatatgaattaaacactATTTCTCCAACTAAAAAAGGGGCATCTGTtgccgagtggtctaagtagttacttgCTTAGTACTACTGTATTCAcaagccagtcaacactgaggttgtgggTTCGAAACCCGCTTATtcgggtgcactcgactccaatctcgattaactaggattgtcagttgtCTTTCGAAGGTTGTTGATTTTCTCCAGCTACTCCGGCTTCCTGCTCAAATAAAAACTGGCCGCGACGAAATAGCCCAAAGTTAGCgattaaaagtggcgttaaggAAGTTTGCTTCTCTGAtccaaaataacaagcttttcatAACAGTATGTATTGATAGGAGATAAATAAAGGAAccaaaaaagccaaaaaaatatataggtcaatgtacttCTTTTCGAGATATTCGCCATTGAAATTTttgcgggaaaatgttctctcttgatttttcttcACTgcatcattgacaagtttatgttcgcaaaaactattaaaaataacaaagattttataaggcttttacagatggctttcAATTATACaagattaataaaaagaaaaataggggTCAATGGGCAAACATTggtaaggcattcaaatggataaagccagaggattccgaaaatctgacaaaaatcccaaaacatgacaagcaaacatgattaaaacacaaaaaatcaaatcaaatcagaCTATAAATATTTATCAGTGATCAACAGTacacatccaatggatttagtacACTTTTATTAAGAGCTATACTTGCTTTGTCGTCAATAGTTTGTTTAAAGTTTGTTACTTGATGGGCACTAGTATACTAACAACTCAAGAGACAGTTGGTTGAAGAATATGTGGAATTAATTCATTGCAAGTAATGcgaatacatacaaaaatagCTTGCATATAATCTTATAATACAAATACGATGATAAAGTTTATATGCAGATACACATGCAGTtctgtttattttgtcattaaGGTATTTCCCTTCTGTTTTGTGATTATGGTAAATTGTCATGACCAAACCATATCAATTCATGGTCCGAAATATTGCTTTAAGTTCATTCAATGCTAATTTGCAAACTGCTCTTCattaactaaataaatatttgctcAATGTATTTTGAATTCATGAGAAACTACAGATAACTATTGGTTATtcgtttttaattgtaccagcTATATAAGTCGAGTCCAGGACAAGGGAAACATttctcattaaaaaaacaaaaagattaacACAATAATAAGGCATATCAGGGTTTGTAATAACACGTATGCctattacatgtactagtacATAAACATCTATATGCATgaatttctaaaaagaaaaaaaaatgaaagacaaacgTTTTTCTTCAACGCAATCTTGTTTTATATGAATGGAATTATATTATTATCAACTGATTTTCCATCAACCAGCTGTATGGTGATCTGacctgaaataaacaaaataaaaaaacttaaagatAGCCAAGCCTACTAAAACTTTATGCATAACTATCATATAATatcataaatgtattttgaCAGGCcgttttacagttttatttttgtcgTATTTTTTTCAACGTTCTCAAAATTTGTTCAAATCGTAGCTACTTTCCATTTAGTTAATTAAGGAATGTCTGCATTTATTGTTCTTTGCAACCAACAAAACGCGTGTCTTCGTATTCATCGCTATCAACAAATATGGCATCAAAATGACTTGAGAAAAAGTTGACCCAATCAAATATTGGCAAATCAGTCTTTGACATCTCATTATTCTCTCCAAGTCTCGTTGAGATACATACATGCCTGAGATATTtgcaatatatttattcatgtaaaCGTTAAAGGTTATCCTCATTGGTCATTTTAACGTATTCCCTAAGTTTCAATATTTTCTGCAAATTAAAAGTTCTGGGTATAAAGGTTggtaaatatattaaaaaataagaggGATTTTTTCCATTCCACGGTAtaattttttagtttaaaaaaaaaaacagttgtaaaAACATAGATAGTAGAATAATGTAtgcaaaaaaacatgttttggaaatatgGCTTGGGTGCATGGAAAGAAACTTTTGGTTTCGATATTGGATACATATggaaatgtttttctttatcttgagttatatataatatattttagatattttatctaaaactgtgaaaaataaaaaaaatattacgacTATAAAAAACaactcaatttttttctttttttattaggtcaatggtataagggagataatcccaattgacgtaataaataagggagataattcctTTTGACGTAATACAAAATTGTACTGAAATTTATTAGGGcaatatcagccaatcaaattgcgaGAAATTACTATATATCAGGATAAATGCCTTTATGGCTAaatgagaaaatcaaaatagaaaacgATGGTTTGACCAAGGATTTATATagtaacttaacttaaaattACTATACACATCCTTGGTGTGACAATTGTTTGTTAATGGAACAGGAGAATCACTCACTTCAAATTATCTGACATTGCATtatctttatatattattacacgcaaaaagtaataaaatattcattaaaatatgttttgtgtattcttttaaagaatgcgtttcaaaattgaaattaaggatattcaattgataaaaaacacaatttaaaatatgtagCCCGTTTGCAAAAAGGCCATTTGCTAAtgattataaaatgataaaattaattcCCAAAACAGTAATTACAAATAATTAGTGTGTTTAATAATTATCACGGCCAATAATCAATCATTAACTGATAAATATCCAAGCTTATAACATTTGTGATTGTGAACGGtgttcatttataaaacaataggtaagtttttatattaattcgttaattttaataaatgataGTAAACAATGTTCATTTTATTAACCAATTATATTGATTGTTTTTACAACACTTAATGATTAAAAGCCAATGTTCCCCTGGAAAAAAACATCACTCAGTTTCTATCAACACTCCTATCAAGATGTCACACTACCAGTCAGTACAAGCTTCTGTCCAGAATTATCTGACCTCACTACCAGAGGGACTACAACACACCTACCATACTAGAACAGCACCTACTGGTCAATTCCTTATCTTACACTTTGGTAATGACCCTACTTTACAAGCC comes from the Mytilus trossulus isolate FHL-02 chromosome 3, PNRI_Mtr1.1.1.hap1, whole genome shotgun sequence genome and includes:
- the LOC134712040 gene encoding uncharacterized protein LOC134712040, encoding MLEVENFRRMVHPSGLFHGSSDFNQDHSGGMLYYPTATRPDKANPFIDWGKRTVSPPAMSVESKSDGEDEDEEYRPFTPPPPRERLSYTRYQLELLNGIYVKVRYPNSSQKQLIAKRVGITREQVKIWFQNRRRKDVVGKDKKSDDEDKNKNKSEDESSDISKCLSDCESIPEDDPSTKEGNMVPTVVMKGIIGELKRYEKEAPKGKKKKKSKSMKQKQIKKNISSALLHSSYDMISPPNQVIPNGVVNRTANKLNHSLRSSAFESPKESQTLKYPTSVSTFLEHYSLHPNQPPFPMSGHSGLGPVHSGLGPVHSGCDLPVLSDLLSFKTGLESRTDDTLINSNTSPRSGQPNRQITCDNQGSLTMPYGLNRFYPLPFIAEQPLLLSTLRHSESFRHHMLPQSGFPEEQSVFQALPISALNNPYYAPTSSVAWSNQMQSSNFTQL